A window of Rufibacter sp. LB8 contains these coding sequences:
- a CDS encoding heme-binding protein, translating to MSLTLELANKAVRAALEKSAELGLKMNIAVVDAGANLTAFARMDGAWLGSVDIAIRKARTARFFDMPTGDLGKASQPGGSLYNIEHSNGGLITFPGGLPIVGGNGEVIGAIGVSGDTVENDHTVAEAGMKAIS from the coding sequence ATGTCATTAACACTTGAACTAGCCAATAAAGCAGTACGCGCCGCCTTAGAAAAGTCTGCGGAACTAGGCTTGAAAATGAATATTGCTGTGGTGGACGCAGGAGCTAACCTCACCGCCTTTGCTCGTATGGACGGTGCGTGGCTCGGCTCGGTGGATATTGCCATCCGGAAAGCCCGGACTGCACGATTCTTCGACATGCCCACCGGTGACTTGGGTAAGGCCTCACAACCGGGCGGGTCTCTCTATAACATTGAGCACTCTAATGGAGGGCTAATCACCTTCCCCGGCGGCCTTCCAATTGTAGGGGGAAACGGCGAAGTCATAGGTGCCATTGGGGTATCAGGCGACACTGTGGAGAATGACCATACGGTAGCTGAGGCCGGAATGAAAGCAATTAGCTAA